In Mycobacterium sp. Aquia_213, the sequence CCGAGGTGGCCATCATGACGCCGACCTTGCCGGTCGCATGCGCGTAGCCACTTGCCGCGTGACCGGCACCCTGCTCGTGCCGAACCAGCACGTGCCGCAGCTTTTTCGAGTCGAATAGTGGGTCGTAGACCGGCAGGACGGCGCCGCCCGGGATCCCGAAGATGACCTCGACGTCGAGTTCCTCCAACGACCGGATTACCGACTGGGCACCGGTAAGTTGGTGCGGTGCAACATGTTTCGCTTGCTTGGCCGGAACCTTTGCGGCGTCTTCCGCGGCGCCCGGCGTCCAGTCGTCGCCGTTTTGCGACTCGGGTGTCTGTGACCTGGTAGGTGCGCTCACTCTGGTGATTGTCCTCTTAGTCCTGATTTGGCTGTGGAAGTTTCGTTGATACGCAAGAAAAAACCCCCGTCAGCTCTCGCTGATCGAGGGTTGCGCGTTGGTGCCGGATCGCTTCACATGCTGAAGGAACTAGTCACGCACCAACGCGCGGACTAATTACTACGAGCATCCCGGGCTGTCCGGTGGTATCCATAGCGTCCGACGGTAGCCTTCGCACTGCTCAACCGTCAAATCCGGTGCGGCGGGCACCAATCGTGGGCATGCTGGTAGCCACCGGCGGCGGCGCGAAATAAGCGACGCAGGCCGGGGTGAAATGATGCTCGGGTGGCTTCTGGTTCTACCGCCCCGACACCCGCGCCCATAGTGATCAAAATCTCACCGATGGCCCATCTCGCCGTCGGATTTCTGGCCCTCGGATTGCTGATCCCGGTGCTGGCCTGGCCGCTATCGACCCCGCTGCTGCTGATCCCGGTGCTGTTGTCCGCATTGATCATCCGGCTCCGCACTGTTGCCGACGACCACGGCGTGACGGTGCGAAACCTGCTGGGCAGCCAGACGGTCGGCTGGGACGACATCGAGGGGCTGCGCTTCCACCGGGGTTCGTGGGCACGCGCCAAGCTCAAGAGTGGAGCGGAACTGCGCTTGCCGGCGGTCACTTTCGCGACGCTCCCGCAGCTGACGACGGCCAGTTCCGGGCGAGTACCCAATCCCTATCGGTGACCGCCTTAACGGGCGATTCAGGCGATCGGATTGACTCCGTTGAGCAGCACCCACACCGCGATTCCGGCGGCGATGCCGGCGAGCAGGGCCACAAACGACCCGATGAAAGGCCGGTGTGCCCATCCCCGG encodes:
- a CDS encoding PH domain-containing protein; this translates as MAHLAVGFLALGLLIPVLAWPLSTPLLLIPVLLSALIIRLRTVADDHGVTVRNLLGSQTVGWDDIEGLRFHRGSWARAKLKSGAELRLPAVTFATLPQLTTASSGRVPNPYR